One Oryza sativa Japonica Group chromosome 8, ASM3414082v1 DNA window includes the following coding sequences:
- the LOC4345222 gene encoding peroxidase 40, which translates to MDQLLALAVAVPLFALASALAAASATPVNKSCLNGSTGAAVSIGYGGASASAGAGAGVSLGTDAYWLACPLAEEIVRDVVERAVAADPRMAASLLRLHFHDCFVNGCDGSVLLDDKPLFIGEKTAGPNANSLRGFEVIDAIKAELENACPETVSCADVLAIAARDSVVASGGPSWQVEVGRKDSRTASLQGANTNLPAPTSGVATLVQKFRNVGLSAKDMVALSGAHTIGKARCTTFSARLAGVGASAGGGATPGDLSFLESLHQLCAVSAGSALAHLDLVTPATFDNQYYVNLLSGEGLLPSDQALASAGAAAAGAEDVAGLIAAYAFDALLFFDDFASSMLRMGRLAPGAGTASGEVRRNCRVVN; encoded by the exons ATGGATCAGCTGCTGGCCCTGGCGGTGGCAGTCCCGCTGTTTGCTCTTGCCAGTGCACTTGCTGCTGCCTCTGCTACGCCGGTCAACAAGTCCTGCCTCAATGGTagcaccggcgccgccgtcagCATAGGGTACGGTGGTGCCAGCGCTAgcgctggcgccggcgccggcgtgtcTCTTGGCACCGACGCGTACTGGTTGGCCTGCCCACTTGCCGAGGAGATCGTCCGCGACGTCGTGGAGAGGGCTGTCGCCGCCGACCCCCGCATGGCGGCGTCCCTCCTCCGTCTCCACTTCCACGACTGCTTTGTCAAT GGCTGTGATGGCTCCGTGCTCTTGGACGACAAGCCGTTATTCATCGGCGAGAAGACGGCCGGGCCGAACGCAAACTCGCTCCGGGGATTCGAGGTTATCGACGCCATCAAAGCCGAGCTCGAGAACGCGTGCCCGGAGACCGTCTCCTGCGCTGACgtcctcgccatcgccgcgcgcgaCTCTGTCGTGGCA TCAGGCGGGCCGAGCTGGCAGGTGGAAGTCGGCCGGAAGGACAGCCGCACGGCGAGCCTGCAGGGCGCCAACACCAACCTCCCGGCGCCCACGTCCGGCGTCGCCACCCTCGTGCAGAAGTTCCGGAACGTTGGCCTCTCGGCCAAAGACATGGTCGCTCTCTCCG GCGCGCACACCATTGGTAAGGCGCGGTGCACGACGTTCAGCGCACGCCTCGCTGGCGTCGGCgcctcggccggcggcggtgccaCTCCAGGTGACCTTTCGTTCCTCGAGTCACTGCACCAGCTGTGCGCAGTGTCCGCCGGCTCGGCGCTGGCGCACCTGGACCTTGTCACGCCGGCCACTTTCGACAACCAGTACTACGTCAACCTGCTCTCCGGCGAGGGCTTGCTGCCGTCCGACCAGGCGCTGGCCTCGGCCGGAGCAGCTGCTGCCGGGGCGGAGGACGTGGCCGGCCTCATCGCAGCCTACGCTTTCGATGCGTTGCTCTTCTTCGACGACTTCGCATCATCTATGCTACGGATGGGGAGGCTGGCGCCGGGAGCGGGCACCGCCTCCGGCGAGGTCCGCCGCAACTGCCGGGTGgtgaactag